In Rhodospirillaceae bacterium, one DNA window encodes the following:
- the typA gene encoding translational GTPase TypA: MSDKPRSISSRDIRNIAIIAHVDHGKTTLVDKLLSDSGTLGRAMKLEARVMDSNELEKERGITILSKNTGLRWNDVHINIVDTPGHADFGGEVERILSMVDSVLLLVDAVEGPMPQTRFVTSKALALGLKPIVVINKVDRPSARPHWALDQTFDLFDRLGANEEQLDFPVVYCSALEGWASLDLAIKSHDMEALFETILNHVPSPDVDLEGGFQLQVSALNYSSYVGVIGIGRVQRGRLRRNSSVALVSASGEVRKARILQVFGFLGLERIEQEEAEAGQIVAFTGVDPLSISDTLCSEDAIEALPPLVVDEPTISMTFQVNDSPLAGREGKYVTSRNLRERLEEELIHNVALRVEDTADPDKFKVSGRGELHLSILVETMRREGYELAISRPEVILKEVDSKICEPWQSLAIDVEDEHQGTVMERIGARRGQLRDMRSDSKGRTQLDYIIPTRGLIGFRSEFLTATSGTGLMYSAFDHYAPRASGSLGQRANGVLVSMISGKSLAYALFNLQERGRLFIDPGTEVYEGMVIGLHTRNNDLVVNPIKGKQLTNFRAAGSDENILLTPPIETTLEFALEFIDDDELIEVTPSSVRVRKKMLRGHERKKAARAL; the protein is encoded by the coding sequence ATGTCAGATAAACCAAGAAGTATCTCCTCTCGAGATATTCGTAATATCGCTATTATTGCTCATGTAGATCATGGAAAGACAACACTTGTTGACAAATTGTTGAGCGATTCCGGAACCCTTGGAAGAGCTATGAAACTCGAAGCCAGGGTCATGGATAGCAATGAATTAGAGAAGGAGCGGGGGATAACAATCCTATCTAAGAACACCGGCTTGCGCTGGAATGATGTCCACATAAATATTGTCGATACTCCGGGTCATGCAGATTTTGGTGGAGAGGTCGAAAGAATTCTTTCAATGGTCGATTCTGTTTTACTTTTGGTCGATGCAGTGGAAGGTCCTATGCCACAGACCCGGTTTGTTACGAGCAAGGCATTGGCGTTGGGGCTGAAGCCAATCGTTGTTATAAATAAGGTAGATCGGCCAAGTGCAAGGCCTCACTGGGCTCTGGACCAAACGTTTGATTTGTTTGACCGTTTGGGGGCTAACGAGGAGCAGTTGGATTTTCCAGTTGTGTACTGTTCTGCCTTGGAGGGCTGGGCGTCCTTGGACTTGGCTATTAAAAGTCATGACATGGAAGCCCTTTTTGAAACAATACTAAACCATGTTCCCTCACCTGATGTGGATTTGGAAGGGGGCTTCCAACTGCAAGTGAGTGCTCTAAATTATTCGAGTTACGTGGGAGTTATCGGAATCGGTAGAGTGCAAAGAGGGCGTCTTCGCAGGAACAGTTCGGTAGCTTTAGTGAGTGCGTCTGGAGAAGTTCGGAAGGCGAGAATTTTACAAGTTTTTGGGTTCTTGGGATTGGAGAGGATAGAGCAGGAGGAGGCAGAGGCCGGTCAGATAGTTGCTTTTACCGGAGTGGATCCATTGAGTATTTCTGACACTCTGTGCTCCGAGGATGCCATTGAGGCGCTTCCCCCACTTGTTGTTGATGAGCCTACAATTAGCATGACCTTTCAAGTTAACGACTCTCCTTTAGCTGGGCGCGAAGGAAAATATGTCACGAGTAGGAACTTAAGGGAGAGACTGGAAGAAGAGTTGATTCATAATGTTGCTCTAAGAGTTGAAGACACGGCTGATCCAGATAAGTTTAAAGTATCAGGGAGAGGGGAACTTCATTTAAGTATTCTGGTAGAGACTATGCGAAGAGAAGGCTACGAATTAGCGATCTCTCGACCCGAGGTCATACTTAAGGAAGTAGATTCTAAAATATGTGAGCCGTGGCAGAGTTTAGCAATAGATGTCGAGGACGAGCATCAAGGCACGGTGATGGAGAGAATTGGAGCACGTCGAGGGCAGTTGAGAGACATGCGATCCGATAGCAAAGGCCGCACCCAACTTGATTATATCATTCCCACCAGAGGTTTGATTGGTTTTCGATCCGAGTTTCTAACGGCTACGTCTGGCACAGGGTTGATGTATAGTGCTTTCGATCACTATGCGCCCAGAGCCAGTGGTTCTTTGGGCCAACGTGCAAATGGCGTTTTGGTTTCTATGATTTCCGGGAAGTCCCTCGCCTATGCTTTGTTTAACTTACAGGAACGTGGTCGTTTGTTCATTGATCCCGGCACCGAAGTCTACGAAGGTATGGTGATAGGGCTGCATACGAGAAACAATGATCTGGTGGTTAATCCAATCAAAGGAAAACAATTAACCAACTTTCGGGCTGCGGGTAGTGATGAAAATATTTTACTTACCCCTCCAATTGAGACGACCCTAGAATTCGCGTTGGAGTTCATTGACGATGATGAGTTGATTGAAGTTACTCCGAGTTCCGTGCGAGTTCGTAAAAAAATGCTGCGTGGCCACGAGCGTAAGAAAGCGGCCCGAGCCCTATGA